The following proteins are co-located in the Brevibacillus laterosporus DSM 25 genome:
- a CDS encoding DUF3221 domain-containing protein: MLFSKNKVITAVTTLTLGFGFTMGVTPALADSNQSSLQHTSISSVEKEEQQPFTGYVISIDNIYMVVANTSTKEEALSYKDNWWDLASQNKILRVPVSTGDHYVLGEKLNVFAKAWTLSIPPIAIAPTIEKIAD; encoded by the coding sequence ATGTTATTTTCAAAAAACAAAGTAATAACAGCAGTAACCACTCTTACATTAGGTTTTGGATTTACGATGGGAGTAACACCAGCTCTTGCGGATTCAAATCAATCATCATTACAGCATACTTCTATCTCTTCTGTTGAGAAAGAGGAACAACAGCCTTTCACTGGCTATGTCATTTCTATTGATAATATATACATGGTTGTGGCAAATACTTCTACAAAAGAAGAAGCACTTTCCTATAAAGATAATTGGTGGGATTTAGCTTCTCAAAACAAAATATTAAGAGTCCCTGTATCTACTGGTGACCATTACGTTCTAGGAGAAAAATTGAATGTATTTGCAAAAGCATGGACTTTGTCAATTCCACCAATAGCAATCGCACCTACGATTGAAAAAATAGCTGATTAA
- a CDS encoding alpha/beta fold hydrolase: protein MFKQYVANEQFNLQINRFLNDYYQEDERANSDLKGIVPRLTGTEGWFEAWLEYAVMREEQQDYDLASVYYQAAEFYLAPSDPNKEKMYQKYRETFYKGFHDFVYESYQIPYDNSYLPAIKLLTPGADKTLQVFGGYDSYMEEMVKMMNFIRGINYHIIVFDGPGQGTALKNGLKFIHNWEKPVSAVIDYFKLDRVSIMGASWGGYLAMRAAAFEKRIDKVIAFNIFYSGLDALKIRMPEDVWNKLTSLLAANEADKVNAMIQKMMVSNIDLNWKVTKGMENTGEKTPFTLIKNFEKHTMAGIGQFINQDVLLLAGEDDQYVPISRLLQIQHELCNAGSITTKVFTKETGGEQHCQAGHRDLAFHEIKKFL from the coding sequence ATGTTTAAACAATATGTTGCCAATGAACAATTTAACTTGCAAATTAATCGTTTTTTAAATGACTATTATCAGGAAGATGAACGGGCAAACAGTGATTTGAAAGGCATTGTTCCAAGACTGACAGGTACAGAAGGCTGGTTTGAAGCTTGGCTGGAATATGCCGTAATGCGCGAAGAACAGCAGGATTATGATCTTGCTTCTGTCTATTATCAAGCTGCCGAATTTTATCTAGCTCCGTCAGATCCCAACAAAGAGAAAATGTATCAAAAATATCGCGAGACTTTCTATAAAGGTTTTCATGATTTTGTCTATGAATCCTATCAAATTCCCTATGATAATTCCTATCTTCCAGCGATTAAATTACTTACACCAGGTGCCGATAAAACCTTGCAGGTATTTGGTGGCTATGATTCCTATATGGAAGAAATGGTAAAGATGATGAATTTCATCAGAGGGATTAATTATCATATTATTGTCTTTGATGGTCCTGGACAAGGGACAGCGCTAAAAAATGGTTTGAAATTCATTCATAACTGGGAAAAACCGGTTTCTGCAGTAATTGACTACTTTAAACTTGACCGTGTTAGTATTATGGGAGCTTCATGGGGCGGTTATTTGGCGATGCGTGCTGCTGCTTTTGAAAAACGGATTGACAAAGTGATTGCATTTAATATTTTCTATAGCGGTCTTGATGCGCTAAAAATTCGGATGCCGGAGGATGTTTGGAATAAACTGACTTCTCTTTTGGCTGCGAATGAAGCTGATAAAGTCAATGCAATGATTCAAAAAATGATGGTCTCCAATATTGACTTAAACTGGAAGGTTACAAAAGGCATGGAAAATACGGGTGAGAAAACACCATTTACGTTGATTAAAAATTTTGAGAAACATACAATGGCTGGGATCGGTCAGTTTATCAACCAGGATGTATTGCTGCTAGCTGGAGAGGATGATCAGTACGTTCCAATCAGTCGTCTGCTGCAAATCCAGCATGAACTCTGCAATGCAGGGTCAATTACTACAAAAGTCTTTACCAAAGAAACGGGCGGTGAACAACACTGTCAGGCTGGTCATCGTGATTTGGCTTTTCATGAAATAAAAAAATTTCTGTAA
- a CDS encoding GNAT family N-acetyltransferase translates to MDIKVRDYLDADYNQFLEMVKSLYSEDLEGQPMTRTKVNSTINECKKNPQKIRIFILLHNNEIIGYSILVFFWSNEFGGNILFIDELYVKEDSRGRGIGAYFLNYIEKMDNIVALQLETNPSNKRVCNYYTRLGFEVVGNTQLIKTKGY, encoded by the coding sequence ATGGATATAAAGGTAAGGGATTATTTGGATGCTGACTATAATCAATTTCTTGAAATGGTAAAATCCCTCTATAGCGAGGATCTTGAAGGTCAACCAATGACCCGTACGAAAGTAAACTCTACTATTAACGAGTGTAAAAAAAATCCACAAAAGATTCGGATATTCATTTTATTACACAACAATGAAATTATTGGATATTCAATACTGGTTTTCTTTTGGAGTAACGAGTTTGGTGGAAACATTCTATTCATAGATGAGTTATACGTTAAAGAAGATTCCAGAGGTAGAGGGATAGGTGCTTATTTTCTTAATTATATAGAGAAAATGGATAATATCGTTGCCCTTCAACTAGAAACAAATCCTTCCAATAAGAGGGTATGTAACTATTACACAAGATTAGGGTTTGAGGTTGTGGGAAATACTCAACTGATCAAAACCAAAGGATACTAA
- a CDS encoding TetR/AcrR family transcriptional regulator, translating to MEEDVRVYKTKKSISEALINLLNEKDFSQITIKDICTRSLTSKSTFYSHFVDKYDLLEKIAKKHASSFKKEIALRFESMDQGNVAEVIEMIIDQTSANKTEIATLLNVHVSLADLRVEFETILYNACFSYLEKELTTPTVSIDYLAQLYVANAMVLMNWTLKNDKDTSAIDLADKMQQYIFNHK from the coding sequence ATGGAAGAAGATGTTCGCGTATATAAAACCAAAAAAAGCATTTCAGAAGCACTAATCAATCTGCTGAATGAAAAAGATTTCAGTCAAATTACGATAAAAGATATTTGCACCCGCTCTTTAACCAGCAAATCTACTTTTTACAGTCATTTTGTAGACAAGTATGATCTCCTGGAAAAAATAGCAAAAAAACATGCCAGCTCTTTTAAAAAAGAAATTGCCCTGCGCTTTGAATCCATGGACCAAGGTAATGTGGCTGAAGTCATTGAAATGATTATAGATCAGACATCAGCAAATAAAACCGAGATCGCTACACTGTTAAACGTACACGTGTCTTTAGCAGATTTACGTGTAGAATTTGAGACGATTTTATACAATGCCTGCTTTTCTTATCTGGAAAAAGAACTGACCACACCAACCGTCTCGATTGATTATCTAGCCCAACTATATGTGGCAAATGCTATGGTGCTTATGAACTGGACTTTAAAAAATGATAAAGACACGAGTGCGATTGACCTGGCCGACAAAATGCAACAGTATATTTTTAATCATAAATAA
- a CDS encoding SDR family NAD(P)-dependent oxidoreductase has product MKKYLIFGASKGLPNSGDQVWIVSRSRPNSLDINDGVQRKWLEVDLSQQNKINMITENLQNERIDALIYNVGVWEKEGFEDHYDFEHDDPEDISTIININITSTITYIQALLPNLRKSESGKIVLIGSTAGLDNTNNSQVSFVTSKFGLRGITNALREHVRKDGIAVTCINPGELAAEIPYEAGAEKAIAEYNGTRIPVQDIVSLVKCVVSLSKVSCVKEIHVPAITDLNA; this is encoded by the coding sequence ATGAAAAAATATCTAATATTTGGAGCTAGCAAAGGTTTACCCAATTCTGGAGATCAGGTATGGATTGTCTCCAGAAGCAGACCCAATAGTTTAGACATAAATGACGGAGTTCAGCGAAAATGGCTGGAAGTAGATTTATCGCAGCAAAATAAAATAAACATGATTACGGAAAACCTCCAAAATGAAAGAATAGATGCGCTTATATATAATGTTGGAGTTTGGGAAAAAGAGGGGTTTGAAGATCATTATGACTTCGAACATGACGATCCAGAAGATATTTCTACTATCATTAATATAAACATAACATCCACAATCACCTATATTCAAGCCTTGTTACCAAATCTAAGAAAGTCCGAAAGCGGTAAAATAGTCTTGATTGGATCAACTGCTGGGTTAGATAATACAAATAATTCTCAGGTATCTTTCGTGACTTCTAAATTCGGGCTACGTGGTATAACAAATGCTTTGCGAGAACATGTTAGGAAAGATGGAATTGCTGTTACTTGCATCAATCCAGGTGAACTAGCGGCGGAAATCCCATATGAGGCTGGTGCTGAAAAAGCCATTGCTGAATATAACGGCACACGGATTCCAGTTCAAGATATTGTCTCTCTAGTCAAATGTGTTGTGAGCTTGTCAAAAGTTTCTTGTGTCAAAGAGATTCATGTACCAGCCATAACAGATCTAAATGCTTGA
- a CDS encoding DMT family transporter, protein MKNTLLGSLYLSLAASIWGGMYVVVKVVVDFVPPLELVWFRYVIAIFALLMIGVITKQSWRIKKRDWLLIFIIGLIGNTISIVTQEVGTMLSTAQMGAIITSTTPAFMVLFARIILKEKITFKKAISIILATLGVCIIVGNAHIDSSHQLGGVSLFIAALTWSLMSVLIKRVPEQYSQIVVTSYAILVAIALLTPFTIGRLAELDFQAMMHPSIWGGLLYLGVISTACAFLLWNRGLQMLNASSGGLFFFFQPIVGTFLGWLLLGEQIGFSFWIGTTLIFIGVLLVIREE, encoded by the coding sequence ATGAAAAACACCTTATTAGGTTCTTTATATTTATCACTCGCTGCTAGTATTTGGGGCGGGATGTACGTTGTGGTAAAAGTTGTGGTAGACTTTGTACCACCGCTTGAATTAGTTTGGTTTCGCTATGTAATTGCCATTTTTGCATTGCTAATGATTGGCGTTATAACAAAACAATCATGGCGTATTAAAAAACGAGACTGGCTATTAATTTTCATCATTGGGCTTATTGGAAATACAATTTCTATCGTAACCCAAGAAGTTGGTACGATGCTTTCTACTGCACAAATGGGTGCCATTATCACTTCAACGACACCTGCATTTATGGTGCTATTTGCGCGTATTATTTTAAAAGAAAAAATTACCTTTAAAAAGGCAATTTCTATTATTTTAGCAACACTCGGTGTCTGTATTATTGTTGGAAATGCGCATATCGATTCGTCTCATCAACTTGGAGGTGTATCACTCTTTATTGCAGCACTGACATGGTCACTTATGTCTGTTCTGATTAAACGGGTACCGGAGCAATATTCACAAATTGTTGTAACGAGCTATGCTATTCTTGTTGCAATTGCTTTACTGACACCTTTTACAATTGGTCGGCTAGCTGAGCTCGATTTTCAAGCCATGATGCATCCATCTATTTGGGGCGGTCTTTTATACTTGGGAGTTATTTCGACAGCATGTGCCTTTTTACTGTGGAATCGTGGATTACAAATGCTCAATGCTTCAAGTGGCGGATTATTTTTCTTTTTCCAACCAATAGTCGGTACCTTTTTAGGCTGGTTATTACTAGGTGAACAAATTGGCTTCTCTTTTTGGATAGGTACCACATTAATCTTTATTGGTGTACTATTAGTCATTCGAGAAGAATAA
- a CDS encoding GntR family transcriptional regulator, with the protein MKIIIKNNSGQPLYQQIKDQIKSAILREELKAGEQLPSIRSLANDLKVSVLTTKRVYEELEKEGFVVTKAGRGSFVASENVDILMETKKHLVEKKLSEVWHMAKNLGIQKEELYLMMDILFEEDDEQ; encoded by the coding sequence ATGAAAATTATTATTAAGAATAATTCAGGCCAACCATTATATCAGCAAATAAAGGACCAAATTAAATCAGCAATTCTTCGTGAAGAATTAAAGGCAGGAGAACAGCTACCTTCTATTCGTTCATTAGCAAACGATCTTAAGGTTAGCGTACTCACAACAAAAAGGGTGTATGAGGAGTTAGAAAAAGAGGGATTTGTTGTCACGAAAGCAGGTAGAGGATCCTTCGTAGCATCAGAAAATGTAGATATATTAATGGAGACTAAAAAGCACTTAGTAGAAAAAAAATTATCAGAAGTATGGCATATGGCTAAAAACCTAGGTATTCAGAAAGAAGAACTCTATTTAATGATGGATATACTTTTTGAAGAGGATGATGAACAATGA
- a CDS encoding iron-hydroxamate ABC transporter substrate-binding protein — protein MNLLKRIRTKGGIFLLFALVVSACGNNASPIEQKETTQEKQAETRIYKTEKGDITIPAHPQRVVVGVQDYVGDVLALGIKPVGAAGWVFDTPYYKGHLDGVVKVGDKQGVSMETIIGLKPDLILTYQEESYEQLSKIASTVFIPYGKSTYRDRLIEMGKILNKEAETKDWLSNFDKKIAEKKKELFQKVNPNEQVAIVEISDKDIFIYGKTYGRGGDILYDELGLHAPAKVEADVFETGWAKISLEAIPDYLTEADHIFLGVRNTSVGTTSGTGASKKRVVETTIWKNLPSVKSGHIYEYDVQSMYFKDAMALNNQLDQIVNNLMSKK, from the coding sequence ATGAATTTGCTGAAAAGAATACGTACAAAAGGGGGCATCTTCCTACTCTTTGCGCTGGTGGTAAGCGCTTGTGGAAATAATGCTTCTCCTATTGAACAAAAAGAAACAACACAAGAGAAACAAGCAGAAACCAGAATCTATAAAACAGAAAAAGGAGATATTACTATACCCGCCCATCCACAACGTGTTGTGGTAGGTGTTCAAGATTATGTTGGTGATGTACTAGCACTAGGGATTAAACCCGTAGGAGCTGCTGGCTGGGTGTTTGATACCCCCTACTACAAAGGGCATCTAGATGGTGTTGTAAAGGTTGGAGATAAGCAAGGTGTTTCTATGGAAACCATTATCGGTTTAAAGCCAGATCTCATCCTCACCTATCAAGAGGAATCTTATGAACAACTTTCTAAGATTGCTTCTACCGTTTTCATTCCGTATGGCAAATCTACTTACCGCGATCGATTGATAGAGATGGGTAAAATCCTTAATAAGGAAGCAGAAACTAAGGATTGGCTAAGCAACTTTGACAAAAAAATTGCTGAGAAGAAAAAAGAACTCTTTCAAAAAGTAAATCCAAACGAACAAGTCGCCATTGTCGAAATTTCTGATAAAGATATATTTATTTATGGAAAAACCTATGGACGTGGCGGAGATATTCTTTATGATGAATTAGGTTTACATGCACCAGCCAAAGTAGAAGCAGATGTATTTGAAACAGGCTGGGCTAAAATTTCTTTGGAAGCAATCCCAGATTATCTAACAGAAGCTGATCATATTTTTCTTGGCGTTCGCAATACAAGTGTAGGGACGACGAGTGGTACTGGTGCTAGCAAAAAACGGGTCGTTGAAACAACTATATGGAAGAACCTCCCCTCAGTTAAATCCGGTCATATTTACGAATATGACGTACAATCCATGTACTTTAAAGATGCTATGGCCCTAAATAACCAACTAGATCAAATTGTCAATAACCTCATGTCTAAAAAATAA
- the ileS gene encoding isoleucine--tRNA ligase, with protein MRKVDVKEKARDRELRVLNQWKQDDTFRKSIDNRVGKPNFVFYEGPPTANGQPHIGHVLGRVIKDFIGRYKTMSGYRVVRKAGWDTHGLPVELGVQKQLGISGKQEIEDYGVAKFVEQCKSSVFEYEKQWRELTEGIAYWTDMDDPYVTLTNNYIESVWHILSEIHKKELLYKGHRVSPYCPDCQTTLSSHEVAQGYEDVKDLSATVKFKSKNGDEIFLAWTTTPWTLPANVALAINKDIDYARVKQNDEVYVVAKNLVEKVFKDDYEILSTHKGSEFVGTAYEPPFGYISVKKGHIVVDADYVSDTSGTGIVHTAPAHGEDDYRTSRQHGLDFVNVVNLAGRYTDQITDYTDRFVKDCDVDIVRDLSHRNLLFSKERYEHSYPFCWRCKSPLLYYAMESWFIKTTAIKDQLIENNSKIDWYPSHLREGRFGKFLEELVDWNISRNRYWGTPLNIWLCKDCGSEYAPGSLNELREKSVEKIDEILELHRPFVDDVKLRCSCGGTMERTPEVIDVWFDSGSMPFAQYHHPFGDEKRFHEQYPADIISEGIDQTRGWFFSLLAVSTLYNGKSPYKAVISTGHVLDENGQKMSKSKGNGIDPWEVIEEFGADAFRWALLSDSAPWSSKRFSKRIVADAKFKVIDTIHNTHAFYSLYATIDQYKPEDYPQQMVVNQLDHWVLSRLNSTLQNVKKGLETYDFMNPAKHIETFVDELSNWYIRRSRNRFWSSGMTDDKVSAYQTLHEVLLTLARMIAPYAPLIAEDIYSNLDGEGSVHLTDYPKANTVAIDKTLESDMKTAHQIVELARNIRNETGVKTRQPLSELIVSIDRPFSMSRFENIIKDEINVKEIRVEQSDSSFTTHHFKLNLKAAGKKYGKLVGPIQNHLKQLSTAETKQAVDSGFLDVTLLDETLRITLDELLVEKHGKQGFASASGYQINVALNTTITEELEQEGTVREVIRVIQDFRKKMDLPIDKRVILTLDVDAQLKEALERFNHVLQNNILLSEVRYAKEIGMETVSIGDKNFRLLIE; from the coding sequence ATGAGAAAAGTGGATGTAAAAGAAAAAGCCAGGGATAGAGAATTGCGGGTCTTGAATCAATGGAAACAAGACGATACGTTTCGAAAATCAATTGATAATCGGGTAGGCAAGCCGAACTTTGTATTTTATGAAGGTCCTCCTACAGCCAATGGGCAGCCTCATATCGGTCATGTACTCGGACGCGTCATTAAGGATTTCATCGGCCGTTATAAAACGATGTCTGGGTACAGAGTCGTCCGCAAAGCCGGATGGGACACTCATGGCCTCCCAGTAGAGCTTGGCGTGCAAAAGCAGTTGGGTATATCAGGAAAACAGGAGATTGAAGATTACGGAGTAGCTAAGTTCGTGGAACAGTGCAAAAGTAGTGTGTTCGAATATGAAAAGCAATGGCGCGAACTTACAGAAGGAATTGCCTATTGGACAGATATGGACGACCCTTACGTCACACTAACCAATAATTATATCGAAAGTGTCTGGCACATCTTGTCCGAAATCCATAAAAAAGAACTATTGTATAAAGGTCACCGTGTCAGTCCATATTGTCCTGACTGCCAAACAACGTTAAGTTCACATGAAGTAGCGCAGGGTTATGAAGACGTTAAAGACTTGAGTGCCACTGTGAAATTCAAAAGCAAAAATGGGGATGAAATTTTTCTAGCGTGGACAACAACGCCATGGACACTTCCAGCCAATGTAGCTTTAGCAATCAATAAAGATATCGACTATGCGCGCGTTAAACAAAATGATGAAGTATACGTGGTTGCAAAAAATCTTGTAGAAAAAGTGTTCAAAGATGACTACGAGATCTTGTCTACTCACAAAGGCTCGGAATTCGTAGGAACAGCATATGAGCCACCTTTTGGTTATATCAGTGTGAAAAAAGGGCATATCGTCGTAGATGCTGACTATGTTAGTGATACAAGTGGTACCGGTATCGTTCATACGGCACCTGCTCACGGAGAAGATGATTATCGCACAAGTCGTCAGCACGGATTAGATTTCGTCAATGTAGTAAATCTGGCTGGACGATACACTGATCAAATCACAGATTATACTGATCGCTTCGTCAAAGATTGCGATGTCGATATTGTAAGAGACTTGTCGCATCGAAATCTGTTGTTCTCCAAAGAACGTTATGAGCATAGCTATCCTTTTTGCTGGCGTTGTAAATCTCCTCTTCTCTACTATGCCATGGAAAGCTGGTTCATTAAAACAACAGCGATTAAAGATCAGCTAATCGAAAACAACAGTAAAATCGATTGGTACCCTTCCCATTTACGCGAAGGACGTTTCGGAAAATTCTTAGAAGAGCTCGTCGATTGGAATATCAGCCGAAACCGCTACTGGGGAACTCCGCTTAATATCTGGCTTTGTAAAGATTGCGGGTCCGAGTATGCCCCGGGAAGCTTGAACGAATTACGTGAAAAATCGGTAGAGAAAATTGATGAAATCTTAGAACTGCATAGACCATTTGTGGATGATGTAAAATTACGTTGCTCGTGCGGCGGCACAATGGAAAGAACACCCGAAGTGATTGATGTATGGTTTGACAGCGGCTCGATGCCGTTTGCCCAGTACCACCATCCCTTTGGTGACGAGAAACGATTCCACGAGCAGTATCCTGCTGACATCATCTCCGAAGGTATCGACCAAACGAGAGGCTGGTTCTTCAGCTTGCTTGCGGTATCTACACTTTATAACGGAAAATCCCCATACAAAGCGGTAATTTCAACTGGACACGTGCTGGATGAAAACGGTCAAAAGATGTCCAAGAGCAAAGGAAATGGCATTGACCCCTGGGAAGTCATCGAAGAATTTGGAGCAGATGCATTCCGCTGGGCCCTGCTTTCTGACAGTGCTCCGTGGAGTAGCAAGCGATTTTCAAAACGGATTGTAGCCGATGCGAAGTTTAAAGTGATTGATACGATTCATAACACACATGCTTTTTATTCACTCTATGCGACGATCGATCAATACAAGCCTGAGGACTATCCACAGCAAATGGTTGTAAACCAGTTAGACCATTGGGTCCTTTCGAGGTTGAATTCCACTCTGCAAAACGTCAAAAAAGGACTTGAAACATACGACTTTATGAATCCGGCGAAGCACATTGAAACATTCGTCGACGAATTGAGTAATTGGTATATTCGTCGCTCACGTAATCGTTTTTGGAGCAGCGGGATGACGGACGATAAGGTATCCGCATACCAAACACTACACGAAGTACTTTTAACATTGGCCCGAATGATTGCGCCGTATGCCCCGCTCATTGCTGAGGACATCTATAGTAATCTTGACGGCGAGGGAAGCGTACATCTGACAGATTATCCGAAGGCGAACACAGTAGCTATCGACAAAACACTTGAAAGTGACATGAAAACCGCCCATCAAATCGTTGAGCTTGCTCGGAATATCCGAAATGAAACTGGTGTAAAGACCCGCCAGCCTCTATCTGAGCTTATCGTCTCCATAGATCGTCCGTTTAGCATGAGCAGGTTTGAAAACATCATTAAAGATGAAATAAACGTAAAAGAAATTCGAGTAGAGCAGAGTGATAGCAGCTTCACTACCCATCACTTTAAACTGAATTTAAAAGCTGCCGGAAAAAAATACGGAAAACTCGTCGGACCGATTCAAAATCATTTAAAGCAGCTCTCTACAGCCGAGACAAAACAAGCTGTGGACAGCGGCTTCTTAGATGTCACTCTATTAGACGAAACCCTCCGTATTACACTTGATGAGCTTCTTGTGGAAAAACATGGTAAGCAGGGCTTCGCTTCCGCTTCGGGTTACCAAATCAATGTTGCTTTGAATACGACTATAACGGAAGAACTAGAACAGGAAGGGACTGTACGTGAAGTCATTCGCGTGATTCAAGATTTTCGCAAAAAAATGGATCTACCGATTGATAAACGCGTGATCCTTACGCTTGATGTTGATGCCCAGTTGAAAGAAGCGCTGGAGCGTTTTAATCATGTATTGCAGAACAACATATTACTTTCAGAGGTCAGATATGCTAAAGAAATAGGCATGGAGACAGTTTCAATTGGAGATAAAAACTTCAGATTACTAATTGAGTAA
- a CDS encoding ABC transporter ATP-binding protein, producing MKNVLEVKHLHKKLGSFRLDNINFSLKEDCITGFIGTNGSGKTSTIKTILGLYRKDSGNIRFKGKELEKHEQEIKNQIGVVLDEGYFYEEMTLLEMKSIIAPAYSNWDESVFSKNINRFDLRLDQKISHLSKGMRMKFAITLALSHHADLLIMDEPTSGLDPLVRSELMEILSEFMNEEGKSVFFSTHITSDLDKIADVLILIDNGRIILNESKDELLDRHALIKGDNQFINQHTEKLFLRLHQTAYGFEGITDKQEVILEQMKDVIIERPSIENIMLAYIGGNGNGY from the coding sequence ATGAAGAATGTTTTAGAAGTGAAGCATTTACATAAAAAATTAGGTAGCTTTCGTTTAGATAATATCAATTTTTCTTTAAAGGAAGATTGTATTACTGGTTTTATTGGTACAAATGGGTCTGGGAAAACAAGCACTATTAAAACGATACTCGGGCTCTATAGAAAGGATTCTGGGAATATACGTTTCAAGGGAAAAGAGTTAGAAAAACATGAACAAGAAATAAAAAATCAGATAGGTGTCGTATTGGATGAAGGATATTTCTATGAAGAAATGACATTACTAGAGATGAAAAGTATAATCGCCCCTGCTTATAGTAACTGGGATGAATCCGTATTTTCAAAGAACATCAATCGATTTGATTTAAGATTGGATCAAAAAATTTCCCATTTATCAAAAGGTATGCGCATGAAGTTTGCCATTACGTTAGCTCTTTCTCATCATGCTGATTTATTAATAATGGACGAACCAACAAGTGGCCTAGATCCACTTGTTCGAAGTGAGTTAATGGAGATACTGTCAGAATTTATGAATGAAGAAGGAAAAAGTGTATTTTTTTCAACGCATATAACTTCTGATTTAGATAAAATTGCTGATGTTCTTATTCTCATTGATAATGGTCGAATTATTTTAAATGAAAGTAAAGACGAATTATTAGACCGTCATGCTTTAATAAAAGGCGACAATCAATTCATTAATCAACATACTGAAAAATTATTCTTAAGGTTGCATCAAACAGCATATGGGTTTGAGGGTATCACAGATAAACAGGAGGTGATCCTAGAACAAATGAAAGATGTCATTATAGAGAGACCATCGATTGAAAATATAATGTTAGCCTATATAGGAGGGAATGGAAATGGTTATTAA
- a CDS encoding ABC-2 transporter permease, which produces MVINLVKKDLILAKKYMIPMLLFAVIGPIYLYSKLEFSGGSFVSFLITVIFAEFILFNMVSMSEEKYKGAALLCTTPYTRKGIIKGKYLFVLLIFMACFLLYNLATVIGSSVGLERLTPLNIGIALLVVSIFFGILIPIQIHLGYEKTRYISFFTIFLTPFVLPTVLKWMQSSNLSFDYSFFELIPQIIMDWLPLGIALLIGFVSMYISSNIYSKKNL; this is translated from the coding sequence ATGGTTATTAATCTTGTAAAAAAGGATTTAATTCTTGCCAAAAAATATATGATACCCATGCTACTTTTTGCAGTTATAGGTCCAATCTATCTCTATTCGAAGTTAGAATTTAGTGGCGGTAGTTTTGTAAGCTTTCTTATTACTGTGATATTCGCAGAATTTATTTTATTTAATATGGTTTCAATGTCAGAAGAGAAATATAAAGGTGCAGCACTTCTATGTACAACCCCTTATACAAGAAAAGGTATCATTAAAGGAAAATACCTATTTGTTCTTTTGATCTTTATGGCCTGCTTCTTATTATATAACCTAGCAACTGTAATTGGATCATCCGTTGGCTTAGAACGGCTAACTCCTTTAAACATCGGCATAGCATTATTGGTCGTTTCTATTTTCTTTGGAATATTAATACCAATTCAAATTCATCTAGGTTATGAGAAAACAAGATATATTTCATTCTTCACAATTTTTTTAACACCTTTTGTACTTCCTACTGTTTTAAAATGGATGCAATCGTCAAACCTATCCTTTGATTATTCATTTTTTGAATTAATCCCTCAAATAATTATGGATTGGCTTCCTTTAGGTATTGCGTTATTAATTGGTTTCGTATCAATGTACATTTCATCAAATATTTATTCGAAAAAAAATCTGTAG